In a single window of the Myxococcales bacterium genome:
- a CDS encoding glycosyltransferase family 2 protein, with amino-acid sequence MGDALRISAVVPCYDEAAGLANLYQRLSAACRKVAGESFEIILVNDGSKDNTWSVIKQLCETDPAVVGVDLSRNHGHQLALTAGLSMCRGDRILILDADLQDPPELLPEMFSLMDKGADVVYGKRTQREGEGWFKRLTASLFYRLVNRLTDVEIPEDTGDFRLMSRRALDVLREMPEQHRFIRGMVSWIGFNQVPVHYERPQRVTDTTKYSISKMIRFAIDGITSFSIRPLRLAAYAGIAVAFAAVALLGYVTWFYFVYGVVRGSASLLAIVLFLSGAQMFFLGLIGEYLGRLFLEAKGRPLFVINDVVRSSSTSTLTKGPAGDRPQSETSGSTM; translated from the coding sequence ATCGGAGATGCACTCCGCATCTCTGCCGTCGTCCCCTGTTACGACGAGGCAGCAGGCCTGGCGAATCTCTACCAGCGCCTCTCTGCGGCTTGCAGAAAAGTCGCTGGCGAGAGTTTTGAAATCATCCTGGTGAACGATGGCTCGAAGGACAATACCTGGAGCGTCATCAAGCAGCTTTGCGAAACTGATCCCGCAGTCGTGGGGGTAGATCTCTCGCGCAATCATGGACATCAGCTCGCACTGACCGCCGGGCTATCCATGTGTCGGGGTGATCGCATTCTGATCCTGGACGCTGATCTTCAGGATCCGCCCGAACTCCTCCCAGAGATGTTCAGTTTGATGGACAAGGGCGCCGACGTGGTCTACGGCAAGCGCACACAGCGAGAGGGCGAGGGTTGGTTCAAACGCTTGACTGCCAGCTTGTTCTACCGATTGGTCAATCGCTTGACCGATGTCGAGATCCCCGAAGACACCGGCGACTTCAGGTTGATGAGCCGCCGGGCGCTAGACGTCCTGCGCGAAATGCCCGAGCAGCATCGTTTCATTCGAGGCATGGTCAGCTGGATCGGTTTCAACCAGGTCCCGGTCCACTACGAACGTCCTCAACGAGTCACCGACACGACAAAGTATTCAATCTCGAAGATGATCCGATTCGCAATTGATGGAATCACCAGCTTCTCGATCAGACCCCTTCGGCTGGCCGCCTATGCTGGCATCGCCGTCGCCTTCGCCGCGGTAGCCCTGCTCGGTTACGTCACCTGGTTCTATTTCGTCTACGGCGTGGTCCGGGGCTCGGCGAGCCTGCTCGCGATCGTCCTCTTCCTGAGCGGCGCGCAGATGTTCTTCCTCGGGCTGATCGGCGAGTACCTGGGACGCCTGTTCCTCGAGGCCAAGGGTCGCCCCCTCTTCGTCATCAACGACGTGGTGCGCTCCTCCTCCACTTCTACCCTCACCAAAGGTCCAGCAGGTGACCGTCCTCAATCGGAAACTTCGGGGTCCACGATGTAA
- a CDS encoding pyridoxamine 5'-phosphate oxidase family protein, whose product MADPKGFRPQVGDSFDNWAPDGGKGTLLEWNWVREQMYSARNYWVLTSPKTGPPHPTPVWGLFIDDVLYFCTTTSSLKAKHIARTGEATIHLESGDMVVILKGEANTEADPELVEKLGKKFLHKYKVEVVDQFPDQVMISFRTHKAIAWQAFPESEFMRTMTSFDLT is encoded by the coding sequence ATGGCTGATCCAAAGGGTTTTCGTCCCCAAGTGGGCGATTCATTCGACAACTGGGCGCCCGACGGGGGCAAGGGCACGCTGCTCGAATGGAACTGGGTGCGGGAGCAGATGTACTCGGCTCGAAACTATTGGGTGTTGACGTCGCCAAAAACCGGGCCGCCACACCCGACGCCGGTCTGGGGCTTGTTCATCGACGACGTACTCTATTTCTGCACCACGACTTCCTCGCTCAAAGCGAAACATATCGCCCGTACGGGAGAGGCGACGATCCATCTCGAGAGCGGAGATATGGTCGTGATCTTGAAGGGCGAAGCCAACACAGAGGCGGATCCCGAGTTGGTCGAGAAACTGGGGAAGAAGTTTCTGCACAAGTACAAAGTTGAGGTCGTGGACCAATTCCCGGATCAGGTCATGATTTCGTTCAGAACGCACAAAGCCATTGCGTGGCAGGCATTTCCCGAATCAGAATTCATGCGAACGATGACAAGCTTCGACTTGACCTGA